The following are encoded together in the Jaculus jaculus isolate mJacJac1 chromosome 3, mJacJac1.mat.Y.cur, whole genome shotgun sequence genome:
- the Ccdc179 gene encoding coiled-coil domain-containing protein 179 has product MCLHVKDDEPAQVSPEGPRRHYPSDVTAKQSAQQRIQHMQNIRKEKKKLSKMFARPAPVPEPGLLVSTALH; this is encoded by the exons ATGTGTCTGCACGTCAAGGACGATGAGCCAGCCCAAGTCTCCCCG GAAGGACCCAGACGGCATTACCCTTCAGATGTGACTGCCAAACAA TCTGCACAGCAACGCATTCAGCACATGCAGAACATacgcaaggagaaaaagaagctaAGCAAGATGTTCGCAAGACCTGCTCCAGTTCCAGAGCCCGGACTCCTGGTGAGTACAGCACTCCACTGA
- the LOC101609131 gene encoding small VCP/p97-interacting protein isoform X1 yields the protein MGMCFPCPAESAPPSPSLEEKRTKLAEAAERRQKEAASRGILDVQSVEEKRKKKEKMEKQIATSGPPPAGGLRSTFQRM from the exons ATGGGGATGTGCTTTCCCTGCCCGGCGGAGTCCGCGCCGCCCTCCCCGAGCCTG gaagagaaaagaacaaagctggcagaggctgcagagaggagacagaaggag GCGGCATCTCGGGGAATCTTGGATGTTCAGTCAGTGGAAGAGAAgcgaaagaaaaaagaaaaaatggaaaagcaAATTGCTACATCTGGGCCCCCACCAGCAGGTGGACTTAGA
- the LOC101609131 gene encoding small VCP/p97-interacting protein isoform X2 codes for MGMCFPCPAESAPPSPSLEEKRTKLAEAAERRQKEAASRGILDVQSVEEKRKKKEKMEKQIATSGPPPAGGLRWTVS; via the exons ATGGGGATGTGCTTTCCCTGCCCGGCGGAGTCCGCGCCGCCCTCCCCGAGCCTG gaagagaaaagaacaaagctggcagaggctgcagagaggagacagaaggag GCGGCATCTCGGGGAATCTTGGATGTTCAGTCAGTGGAAGAGAAgcgaaagaaaaaagaaaaaatggaaaagcaAATTGCTACATCTGGGCCCCCACCAGCAGGTGGACTTAGA